The nucleotide sequence TGACACCCGGAACAGGCTCGCGCGGGCGATCCGCGACAGACCTCCGGTCACCAGGATGGAGCCATCGGGAGCAACGGCTCATACGGCGCTCATATCGCGCCCCTATCACTGGAGTTGACCATGCAGAGCACCAGACGCACGCTGCTGGCCGCGGCGCTCGTCCTGGGCGTCGTGGCGGGTCCGGCGGTGCCGCCGGCCCTCGCGGCCACCTCGTCCGCGGCGGTCCCCACGCCATCCGGGATTCCCGAGCTGGAAGCCGCCATCGCGGGTCTGCCGACGAGCGACGCGACGGCCGCGCTGGTACGGGTCGGGGGCTCCGAGGGCGTCTGGAGAGGCAGTTCGGGCGTGCACGACCTGAGGACCAACCGGCCGGCCGATCCGGCGGGCCGCTTCCGCGCCGGTTCCGTGACCAAGGTCTTCACGGCCGCCGTCGCCCTGCAGCTGGCCGCCGAGGGCACGCTCGACCTGGACCGCAGCGCTCGTTCGTATCTCCCGGAGCTGATCCCGGCGTCGTACGGGAAGGTCACCGTCCGGCAGTTGCTCAATCACACGCACGGCATCCCGGCCCCCGACCTCCCCGGGGACACGGTCGAGGAGTGGTACGCCTACCGCTTCCGGATCCATGACCCCGAGGACATGGTCCGCTCGGCGACGTCGAAGAACCGCGAGTTCCCGCCCGGCGAGAAACAGCACTATCTGAACATCGGCTACGCCATCGCCGGTCTGATCATCGAGCGGATCTCGGGCGACTCGTACGAACACCAGGTGACCCGCCGGATCCTGAAGCCGCTGGGGCTGCGCGACACTTATCTCCCCGGGACCGATCCGCGCATCCTCGGCCCGCACAATCACGGCTACCAGACGATGCGGCTGGACGACGGCACGACCGGTCTGCGCGATGTGTCGGTGTGGGGGCCGACGGACGGCTGGGCGGCCGGTGACATCGTCTCGACCACGGCGGACCTGGAGCGGTTCACCAAGGCGCTGTTC is from Streptomyces hygroscopicus and encodes:
- a CDS encoding peptidase; this encodes MQSTRRTLLAAALVLGVVAGPAVPPALAATSSAAVPTPSGIPELEAAIAGLPTSDATAALVRVGGSEGVWRGSSGVHDLRTNRPADPAGRFRAGSVTKVFTAAVALQLAAEGTLDLDRSARSYLPELIPASYGKVTVRQLLNHTHGIPAPDLPGDTVEEWYAYRFRIHDPEDMVRSATSKNREFPPGEKQHYLNIGYAIAGLIIERISGDSYEHQVTRRILKPLGLRDTYLPGTDPRILGPHNHGYQTMRLDDGTTGLRDVSVWGPTDGWAAGDIVSTTADLERFTKALFQGRVVGGPLLREMFTLPKVADLKTGDPASYSVGLSMKKLGGREVWGKSGSRWGYNTAIASTRDGSRTLVYSVNSTDAKGQEMNEVVRNIMVAAYGNP